Proteins from a single region of Pseudarthrobacter sp. NIBRBAC000502772:
- a CDS encoding alpha/beta fold hydrolase — MKTQEISNHTLESADGTRIGYRRLGTGTPIVLVHGSISTGEQWLAVAEQLASSHTVYVMDRRGRGLSADADDYSLQTESDDIKAMLAVAGKGSALLGHSYGAICTLEAVRTGASVSSLVLYEPPLPVDAPTAGAALGDYAAAVEAGDGDAAMRVAAKHFLRITPEETEGLAASPLWPGMVELSPTWTRELTEIDKTDVLIEEYSQLDVPTLLLVGEVSPTHLVGASRHLQQRLANVTHKIFPGQNHFAHVMDPTSVAETINAFLAR, encoded by the coding sequence GGAATCGGCCGACGGCACGAGGATCGGATACCGCAGGCTCGGGACAGGCACTCCGATTGTCCTTGTCCACGGAAGCATCTCCACCGGAGAACAGTGGCTGGCCGTGGCAGAGCAACTGGCCAGTAGCCACACCGTGTACGTCATGGATCGACGCGGCCGTGGCCTCAGCGCCGACGCCGACGACTACTCACTGCAAACGGAATCCGACGACATCAAGGCTATGCTCGCCGTGGCCGGTAAAGGCTCCGCCTTACTGGGGCACTCGTACGGAGCAATTTGCACGCTCGAAGCGGTGCGCACCGGAGCATCCGTCTCCTCACTGGTGCTCTACGAGCCCCCGTTGCCCGTGGATGCACCTACGGCCGGGGCTGCGCTGGGCGATTATGCGGCAGCTGTGGAGGCTGGGGACGGAGATGCAGCGATGCGGGTGGCCGCCAAGCATTTCCTGCGCATCACGCCCGAGGAAACCGAGGGTCTGGCTGCATCACCACTGTGGCCAGGCATGGTCGAACTCAGCCCAACGTGGACCCGCGAACTCACCGAAATCGATAAGACTGATGTCCTCATCGAGGAGTACAGCCAGCTCGACGTTCCGACACTATTGCTCGTCGGCGAGGTCAGTCCCACGCATCTGGTCGGTGCATCACGGCACCTCCAGCAGCGGCTGGCGAACGTGACGCACAAGATATTTCCTGGCCAGAACCACTTCGCCCACGTTATGGACCCCACCAGCGTCGCTGAGACAATCAACGCCTTCCTGGCTCGGTAA
- a CDS encoding recombinase family protein — MAGQRIGYVRVSTLDQNEKRQLEGQVLDRVFMDKASGRDTARPQLTELLRFARDGDTLVVHSMDRLARNLDDLRALVHVLTRMGVRVEFAKEGLVFTGEDSPMANLMLSVMGAFAEFERSLIRERQREGIALAKQRGAYKGRKKTLTPERAAELVQRASSVVPKALLARDYGISRETVYQYLRHAKLD; from the coding sequence GTGGCTGGCCAGCGGATCGGATACGTGCGGGTGAGCACTCTGGATCAGAACGAGAAGCGCCAGCTCGAAGGCCAGGTTCTGGACCGGGTCTTCATGGACAAGGCCTCCGGCAGGGACACCGCCAGACCACAGCTCACAGAGCTGCTGCGGTTCGCCCGTGATGGGGACACCCTGGTTGTGCACAGCATGGACCGGCTCGCACGCAACCTCGATGACCTTCGCGCCCTGGTTCACGTCCTAACCCGCATGGGCGTGCGGGTGGAGTTCGCCAAAGAAGGCCTCGTCTTCACCGGCGAGGACTCGCCCATGGCCAACCTCATGCTCTCCGTCATGGGCGCCTTCGCCGAATTCGAACGCTCCCTCATCAGGGAACGCCAAAGGGAAGGCATCGCTCTGGCCAAGCAGCGCGGCGCCTATAAAGGACGAAAAAAGACTCTCACACCGGAACGGGCCGCCGAACTGGTCCAGCGCGCCAGCAGCGTTGTACCTAAAGCCCTCCTTGCCCGTGACTACGGGATCAGTCGGGAGACCGTCTACCAGTACCTGCGCCACGCCAAGCTGGACTGA
- a CDS encoding ABC-three component system protein, with product MRPVNDDGVLLVPVPPPSALDGAPFVPAVPSHLALTPEKYIWLYNDVEWEEFVLEWATSLTPKYEQVMRSGGANDHGVDVAGFASSAGFDGAWDCYQCKHYGAHLVPSDAYPEILKIVLGVLAGHYTWPRQYRFAAPKGYGTNLANLIHSPSKLKAGIVKELTKAKSVLVKHLGSVSLQSVLEYIDAADFSIFGMVELHELVEQHAGTRWHSARFGVSLPLRPGSTQPTVEPGEHEQTYIEKLIAAYNEQHPDSLITPANAVSHDKVNQHYSRQRVSFYSAESLRLFARDSVPEGTFDKLQNEIFDGVVDTHDREHKNGLERLHRVAEAARQLSITANSLLPVVEVRDRTGICHQLANDDRLSWCNASAE from the coding sequence GTGCGGCCAGTTAATGACGACGGTGTTCTCCTGGTGCCCGTACCTCCGCCTTCCGCGCTGGATGGCGCGCCGTTCGTACCTGCAGTTCCCAGCCATCTGGCTTTGACTCCAGAAAAATACATCTGGCTCTACAACGACGTTGAGTGGGAAGAGTTTGTCTTGGAGTGGGCAACGAGCCTGACGCCAAAATATGAGCAAGTGATGCGCAGCGGAGGGGCCAACGACCACGGAGTAGACGTTGCCGGATTCGCATCATCCGCGGGCTTTGACGGCGCGTGGGACTGCTATCAGTGCAAACACTATGGTGCGCATCTGGTTCCCAGCGACGCCTATCCCGAAATCTTGAAAATCGTCCTCGGCGTTTTGGCCGGCCACTACACATGGCCACGTCAATATCGGTTTGCCGCCCCGAAAGGTTACGGCACCAACCTAGCGAATCTGATTCATTCCCCTAGCAAACTCAAAGCCGGGATCGTAAAGGAGCTCACCAAGGCCAAGAGCGTTCTAGTCAAACATCTCGGGTCGGTGTCCTTGCAGTCCGTACTCGAATACATCGACGCGGCTGACTTTTCGATATTCGGAATGGTAGAACTCCATGAACTGGTAGAGCAGCACGCAGGAACTCGCTGGCACTCTGCACGGTTCGGAGTTTCGCTACCGCTTCGCCCTGGTTCCACGCAACCAACAGTGGAGCCCGGAGAACACGAGCAAACCTACATCGAAAAATTGATAGCGGCCTACAATGAGCAACACCCCGATTCCTTAATCACGCCGGCGAATGCGGTCAGTCACGACAAGGTCAACCAGCACTATTCGCGGCAGCGTGTGTCCTTCTATAGTGCCGAATCACTCCGGCTCTTCGCACGCGATTCAGTCCCGGAGGGAACATTCGACAAGCTCCAGAACGAGATTTTCGACGGCGTCGTTGATACACACGACCGGGAGCACAAGAACGGACTCGAACGCCTTCACCGAGTAGCGGAAGCAGCACGCCAGCTATCTATCACGGCAAACAGCCTCCTGCCAGTAGTAGAGGTGCGCGATCGAACCGGAATCTGTCATCAGCTTGCCAACGACGACCGGCTGAGCTGGTGCAATGCAAGCGCTGAATAG
- a CDS encoding VOC family protein — translation MRLKMCSIHVQDPAAAHTFYTGTLGFETLMAMPEYNLFIIKDPGSDAGSVGLLLEPSDNPIGANYMNALHDAGIAAITFGVPNVQAEYDRLVAAGVKFQGEPSEDPSGISAVFDDGCGNFVQLHQD, via the coding sequence ATGAGACTGAAAATGTGCAGCATCCATGTCCAGGATCCGGCCGCCGCCCACACGTTCTACACCGGGACCCTTGGGTTCGAGACACTCATGGCGATGCCCGAGTACAACCTCTTCATCATCAAGGATCCAGGCTCCGACGCCGGGTCGGTAGGGCTGCTGCTGGAGCCCAGCGACAACCCGATCGGTGCGAACTACATGAACGCACTGCACGACGCCGGGATCGCGGCCATCACCTTCGGCGTTCCGAATGTGCAGGCCGAGTACGACCGGCTGGTGGCTGCCGGCGTGAAATTCCAGGGCGAGCCGTCAGAGGATCCGTCCGGGATCAGTGCGGTCTTCGACGACGGCTGCGGCAACTTCGTGCAGCTGCACCAGGACTGA
- a CDS encoding PIN domain-containing protein gives MILLDTNVLIAPPAVWPAGAVLGSSIISLAELQHGIRSSASEEIRRNRVHRLAVWRELMDWILFDEHAAESYGELAARVKRLRPQHARSKDIMIAAQAHSLGIPLMTRNARDFEWVEDVVEILEAGD, from the coding sequence GTGATCCTCCTTGACACGAATGTCCTGATCGCACCACCGGCCGTATGGCCGGCCGGCGCGGTACTCGGCTCGAGCATCATCTCGCTGGCGGAACTCCAACACGGAATCCGATCGTCAGCGTCCGAGGAGATCCGCCGGAACCGGGTGCACCGCCTTGCCGTCTGGCGGGAACTGATGGACTGGATTCTCTTTGACGAGCATGCCGCCGAGAGTTATGGCGAGCTGGCTGCGCGGGTCAAGCGCCTGAGGCCCCAACATGCCAGGAGTAAGGACATAATGATCGCCGCGCAAGCCCACTCTCTTGGCATCCCGTTGATGACCCGCAACGCCAGGGACTTCGAGTGGGTCGAAGATGTGGTGGAGATCCTGGAGGCAGGCGACTGA
- a CDS encoding GIY-YIG nuclease family protein: MATTGTSPDSAVEHFGELIRPGKYGHHLTRDMYAMMNKKSSTRIPEYLLTDELRALLSKHYEDAEMTIHTDEFCSRHREMALENFDLNMAFFAQLPHESFDDALGEMLRKNKRLRPITDLKTLDEEWGVYVLVLDEYRQAYIGQASWDMRKRIKAHWSGTKQFDRLLWGGVEESVMSIDSFRALDTTRIFASRTINYDALETRLVNTFPPDFLLNRIGGGEVTGLRGLFLSTEMKRRQLIADEAADNL; the protein is encoded by the coding sequence ATGGCAACGACTGGGACTTCGCCCGACTCCGCCGTCGAGCATTTCGGGGAGCTCATCCGGCCAGGCAAGTACGGGCACCATCTGACCCGCGACATGTACGCGATGATGAACAAAAAGTCGTCGACCCGGATCCCGGAGTACCTGCTCACCGATGAGTTGCGAGCACTCCTGTCCAAGCATTACGAGGACGCCGAGATGACCATTCATACTGACGAGTTCTGCAGCCGCCACCGGGAAATGGCCCTGGAGAACTTCGACCTGAACATGGCCTTCTTCGCCCAGCTACCGCATGAGTCCTTCGATGATGCCCTGGGCGAAATGCTGAGGAAGAACAAGCGTCTACGTCCGATCACCGACCTGAAAACCCTCGACGAAGAATGGGGCGTTTACGTGTTGGTGCTGGACGAGTACCGGCAGGCATATATCGGTCAGGCCTCCTGGGACATGCGTAAACGCATCAAGGCACACTGGAGCGGGACCAAGCAGTTCGACCGTTTGCTGTGGGGCGGCGTCGAGGAATCGGTCATGTCGATCGATTCGTTCCGCGCCCTGGACACGACACGCATCTTCGCTTCGCGCACCATCAACTACGACGCCCTGGAGACCAGGCTAGTGAACACTTTTCCGCCCGACTTTTTGCTGAACCGCATCGGCGGCGGAGAGGTCACCGGTCTGCGCGGGCTGTTCCTCTCTACCGAGATGAAGCGGCGCCAACTGATCGCGGACGAGGCTGCCGACAACCTCTGA
- a CDS encoding type II toxin-antitoxin system Phd/YefM family antitoxin codes for MDKVGVRELKQNPRAVIERVEHGATLEITLQGRAVAVISPVTHRKKWTSAAEVATALKLAQLGADQTGWLTEHEESRDADPLGDPWTTP; via the coding sequence ATGGACAAGGTAGGGGTTCGGGAACTCAAGCAAAATCCAAGGGCTGTCATTGAGCGGGTTGAGCACGGAGCCACTCTTGAGATAACCCTCCAAGGTCGTGCGGTCGCAGTGATCTCACCTGTAACGCATCGCAAGAAGTGGACTTCTGCCGCTGAAGTGGCAACTGCCCTGAAGCTCGCCCAGCTCGGCGCAGACCAGACCGGGTGGCTCACGGAACATGAAGAATCCAGAGATGCCGATCCCCTTGGTGATCCGTGGACTACCCCGTGA
- a CDS encoding DUF5997 family protein: MTSANSQSMKPATVAKKLGIYLPATPQEFQDSTISRADFAELQANPPEWLAELRRNGPHPRPVVAQKLNVSISGLARGGVEEALTTAEITALLQAPPAWLVAERSTHAAVRTEAQRVKDEAAKKDAKKARAQAE; encoded by the coding sequence ATGACCTCTGCAAACTCCCAGTCCATGAAGCCGGCCACCGTTGCCAAGAAGCTTGGCATCTACCTGCCGGCAACACCGCAGGAGTTCCAGGATTCAACCATCAGCCGCGCCGATTTCGCCGAACTACAGGCCAACCCGCCGGAGTGGCTCGCGGAGCTCCGCCGTAACGGCCCGCACCCCCGCCCGGTGGTGGCCCAGAAGCTGAACGTCTCCATCAGCGGCCTGGCCCGCGGCGGTGTTGAGGAAGCGCTGACGACGGCGGAAATCACCGCGCTGCTGCAGGCTCCCCCGGCCTGGCTGGTCGCCGAGCGCTCCACCCACGCCGCCGTCCGCACCGAAGCCCAGCGCGTCAAGGACGAAGCCGCCAAAAAGGACGCCAAGAAAGCCCGCGCCCAGGCCGAGTAG
- a CDS encoding DUF3883 domain-containing protein — protein sequence MLSFEESGKERLPEVKTTKSRAETPFFVSRNELQLSQEQAEVFHLIRVFTFGPAPRWYHLPGSIDTTCELQESTFLAVPKAG from the coding sequence ATCCTGTCCTTCGAAGAGAGCGGAAAAGAACGGCTCCCGGAGGTCAAAACCACAAAGTCGCGCGCCGAGACGCCGTTCTTCGTGTCCCGCAACGAATTACAGCTTTCCCAAGAGCAGGCTGAGGTCTTCCACCTCATCAGGGTCTTCACCTTCGGCCCCGCACCCCGCTGGTACCACCTGCCAGGCAGCATCGATACCACGTGTGAACTTCAGGAAAGCACATTCCTCGCCGTGCCGAAGGCCGGCTAA
- a CDS encoding AAA family ATPase — MRLIHLTAVGPDHPAASLNFAPRLTVIYGASETGKSYIIDALDFMFGGQSLRDIPQAKPYRTMLLGLELADGTAVTLARAVRGGKIYVYEEDLRTLPDRVPDRTLLAQHNKVNDENISHFLLSDLGIAGAQLRKNQRNVLQTMGLRNLAHLCLIDETRVQAKTSPVESGIPTARTAERSALKLLLEGVDDSGLTTGEDPVQFRRVNRGQVEVLDRVMLQLREQIGTAPERQSLLEQLARVNIAISAASASIEEGLAKRDSLTARREQVQAKSRSLRGALSDTQTLISRFSLLDQQYASDLERLNMVQEAGTFLGYFNSSVCMFCGADPQHHNSAHAVYETTALSKSVDAEVSKTQALKQDLAQTIGGLVNDRMRDETALEGLSAELTLVGTSIHNLESDLQPARDDMKLLLDQRSKLERLIGLWDRIGDLTTLTAAVAQETPTKTDPVADGVSSATQDDFSRTLNSVLTAWQVPGAKDATFTFEGSPDVMLGQRRRAGRGKGMRSVLHAGFTIALSEYCLEHELPHPGFVALDTPVLTYRDAEKDGVPDQDDELVSQSVADAFYEYISTRHTGQVIVLENQTPPSVTGEGCSIVYFSGTPGANRSGFYPE, encoded by the coding sequence ATGAGGCTTATCCATCTCACGGCCGTCGGCCCTGATCATCCCGCCGCGTCTCTAAACTTTGCGCCTCGCCTCACGGTCATCTATGGAGCCTCGGAAACCGGCAAATCGTACATCATCGATGCACTGGACTTCATGTTCGGCGGTCAGTCACTGCGGGACATCCCGCAGGCCAAACCATACCGAACAATGCTTTTGGGCCTTGAACTGGCAGATGGAACAGCTGTAACGCTTGCCCGTGCCGTGCGCGGGGGAAAAATCTACGTCTACGAAGAGGACCTGCGGACGTTGCCGGACCGCGTTCCAGATCGAACGCTTCTTGCACAGCACAACAAAGTCAACGACGAGAACATCTCGCACTTCCTGCTATCCGATTTAGGAATCGCCGGCGCACAGTTGCGAAAGAACCAGCGCAATGTGCTCCAAACCATGGGTCTTCGAAACTTGGCTCATCTTTGCCTGATTGACGAGACCCGGGTGCAAGCCAAAACCTCCCCAGTCGAGTCGGGCATTCCCACTGCGCGTACTGCGGAGCGGTCCGCCCTCAAGCTGTTGCTCGAAGGTGTCGACGACTCCGGCCTCACGACTGGCGAGGATCCAGTGCAGTTCCGGCGTGTCAACCGTGGCCAAGTCGAAGTTCTCGACCGGGTCATGCTTCAACTGCGAGAGCAGATCGGCACTGCCCCCGAGCGACAGTCGCTGCTCGAACAACTGGCCCGGGTGAACATCGCCATCTCCGCTGCCTCGGCCTCCATAGAGGAAGGCCTCGCAAAACGAGACAGCTTGACAGCCAGACGAGAACAAGTGCAGGCCAAGTCCCGTAGCCTGCGCGGGGCCCTCTCAGACACGCAAACCCTGATTTCTCGCTTCTCCCTCTTGGATCAGCAATACGCATCTGATCTGGAACGATTGAACATGGTCCAAGAGGCTGGCACCTTCCTCGGATACTTCAATTCAAGCGTGTGTATGTTCTGCGGGGCGGACCCCCAACACCACAACTCCGCCCACGCGGTCTACGAAACGACTGCCCTCTCGAAATCCGTGGATGCCGAAGTGTCGAAGACCCAGGCCCTGAAACAGGACCTGGCACAAACAATCGGTGGTCTCGTGAATGACCGGATGCGAGATGAGACAGCGCTGGAAGGCCTGTCGGCGGAATTAACTCTGGTCGGGACGTCCATCCACAATCTGGAGAGCGACCTTCAACCCGCCCGCGACGACATGAAGCTTCTACTCGACCAACGATCCAAGCTGGAGCGGCTGATAGGCCTTTGGGATCGAATCGGCGATCTCACCACCCTCACCGCTGCTGTTGCTCAGGAGACTCCCACAAAGACGGACCCCGTGGCGGACGGTGTGTCCAGCGCGACGCAAGACGATTTCTCCCGGACCCTCAACAGCGTATTGACGGCTTGGCAAGTGCCAGGTGCTAAGGATGCAACGTTTACTTTCGAGGGTTCACCCGATGTGATGCTGGGCCAACGACGGAGAGCAGGTAGAGGCAAGGGGATGCGCTCGGTCCTTCATGCAGGATTTACGATTGCGCTAAGCGAATACTGTCTGGAACATGAGCTACCGCATCCCGGTTTCGTTGCCCTGGATACTCCCGTCTTAACGTACCGGGATGCCGAAAAAGACGGCGTTCCAGACCAAGACGACGAATTGGTGAGTCAATCGGTCGCCGACGCGTTTTACGAATACATTTCCACTCGTCACACCGGGCAGGTCATCGTGCTGGAGAACCAGACTCCGCCCTCGGTGACTGGAGAGGGCTGCTCGATCGTCTATTTCTCAGGCACTCCCGGGGCTAACCGTTCGGGCTTCTACCCTGAGTAA
- a CDS encoding Abi family protein, giving the protein MEYTKEFKERDELLGQLADRGLAIPDPTVALSFLTRVGYFRSGAYRYVFRQLLPPEKIDARLHQYRSDDYIAGASIEHVLKLEAFDFKLARVCQEGLLDFEVRLRAAMAHTLAAKNVAAHADKKFLDAHSCDQLSGDQTLRKRTKFDAWTTTWRDAVKSGAEDEDFIRHHLLKYPHQDVPIWAVTEVLSFGNLPYLFELMQTPDAREVARMFGFAHPSRFGAMLRMMVDFRNACAHGSRLFNRAFKRPVALGQHDTDGDLLAHLVGSDFTNTPKPRQRLYIYGAVLAFMLRSHSSGSNWHLTFKTQIKKLDIKLQAPDGTELLSPNVSMGFPADWLDLDLWKPAS; this is encoded by the coding sequence GTGGAGTATACGAAGGAATTCAAAGAGCGCGACGAACTGCTTGGACAACTCGCAGACCGTGGCCTCGCCATTCCTGATCCCACCGTAGCGCTTAGCTTCCTCACCCGTGTTGGTTACTTCCGCTCTGGCGCATACCGGTACGTTTTCCGGCAGTTGCTTCCACCTGAAAAGATCGATGCCCGCCTGCACCAATACCGTTCCGATGACTACATAGCAGGGGCGAGCATTGAGCACGTCCTGAAGCTCGAGGCTTTCGACTTTAAGCTGGCCCGGGTCTGCCAGGAAGGCCTGCTGGACTTCGAAGTTCGTTTGCGGGCTGCCATGGCCCACACGCTCGCGGCGAAGAACGTTGCAGCCCACGCGGACAAGAAATTCCTCGATGCGCACAGCTGCGACCAGCTCAGTGGGGATCAAACCCTTCGCAAGCGTACAAAGTTCGATGCGTGGACCACGACCTGGCGGGACGCGGTTAAGTCCGGCGCCGAAGACGAAGACTTCATTAGGCATCACCTGTTGAAATATCCACATCAGGACGTCCCTATTTGGGCCGTAACCGAGGTCCTGAGCTTCGGAAACCTGCCCTATCTCTTTGAGCTCATGCAGACCCCGGACGCCCGCGAAGTAGCGCGAATGTTCGGGTTCGCCCATCCCAGCCGGTTTGGCGCGATGCTCCGCATGATGGTCGACTTCCGCAACGCGTGCGCGCATGGGTCCCGCCTTTTCAACCGCGCCTTCAAACGACCGGTCGCGCTCGGGCAACACGACACCGACGGCGACCTTCTGGCTCACCTGGTCGGCTCCGACTTCACGAACACACCCAAACCACGTCAAAGGCTCTACATCTACGGCGCTGTTTTGGCGTTCATGCTCAGGTCACACAGCAGTGGCTCCAACTGGCATCTGACTTTCAAGACACAGATCAAAAAGCTCGACATCAAGCTTCAAGCCCCGGACGGGACCGAGCTCCTATCTCCCAACGTCAGCATGGGCTTCCCGGCTGACTGGTTGGACTTGGACTTGTGGAAGCCAGCATCCTGA
- a CDS encoding ABC-three component system middle component 2 translates to MQALNSPIELGVRSLIVLTAAFPKALDLSRLVLMDHCLLHSADLGGPESILPPLPARTGELGMKRTVIEHGIHVMVRAGMIDALATPDGLFYRASDDARPFLQLLRSPHTTSLAAVADWIAHEFSELSEDQIRDRMNSVTARWSEEFEWSRALADDTGSEGIEA, encoded by the coding sequence ATGCAAGCGCTGAATAGCCCCATTGAGCTAGGTGTTCGATCACTCATCGTACTGACCGCGGCATTTCCCAAAGCCCTGGATCTGAGCCGACTAGTGCTCATGGACCACTGCCTTTTGCACAGCGCCGATCTGGGCGGACCAGAGAGCATCCTCCCGCCGCTACCAGCCCGCACGGGAGAGCTGGGAATGAAACGCACGGTCATCGAACACGGGATACATGTAATGGTCCGGGCCGGCATGATCGACGCGTTAGCGACGCCAGACGGACTTTTCTATAGGGCCAGCGATGATGCCCGACCCTTCCTCCAATTGCTTCGATCCCCGCACACTACGTCACTCGCGGCCGTTGCCGATTGGATAGCCCATGAGTTCAGTGAACTCAGCGAAGACCAGATCCGAGATCGGATGAACAGCGTCACCGCCCGGTGGAGTGAAGAGTTTGAATGGTCCCGGGCACTGGCAGATGACACAGGAAGCGAAGGCATTGAAGCATGA